From Arvicanthis niloticus isolate mArvNil1 chromosome 22, mArvNil1.pat.X, whole genome shotgun sequence, the proteins below share one genomic window:
- the LOC143436425 gene encoding olfactory receptor 6C2-like, whose translation MRNHTVITTFILLGLTDDPGLQVLFFVILFLTYILSIMGNLTIIILTLIDSHLNTPMYFFLRNFSFLEISFTTVCIPRFLYSISTGDNTITYNACASQIFFVGLFGATEFFLLAAMSYDRYVAICKPLHYMTIMDNKVCAILVLCCWTSGLLVIITPLGMVLQLEFCDSNTMDHFFCDASPLFKISCSDTWFLEQTVIVCAVLTFIITLIVVILSYIYIIQTILRFPSAHQRKKAFSTCSSHMIVVSIMYGSCIFIYVTPSAKEQVYINKGISVLNTSVAPLLNPFIYTLRNKQVKQALNDTVKKLHISYTNKNMLDLSS comes from the coding sequence ATGAGAAACCACACAGTAATAACAACATTCATCTTACTGGGACTTACAGATGATCCAGGGCTCCAAGTTCtgttttttgtcattttatttctgaCATATATTCTGAGCATAATGGGGAACCTGACAATTATCATTCTCACCCTGATTGACTCCCATCTTAATACacccatgtatttttttctccgAAACTTCTCCTTCTTAGAAATCTCATTCACAACAGTCTGTATTCCTAGATTCCTGTACAGTATATCAACGGGGGATAATACCATAACATATAACGCTTGTGCCAGTCAAATATTTTTTGTTGGACTCTTTGGAGCCACAGAGTTTTTTCTGCTGGCAGCTAtgtcctatgaccgctatgtggccatttgTAAGCCCCTACACTATATGACCATCATGGACAACAAAGTGTGTGCTATCCTTGTCCTCTGTTGCTGGACTTCTGGGCTTCTGGTCATTATCACACCCCTTGGCATGGTCCTCCAGCTGGAATTCTGTGACTCCAATACCATGGATCACTTCTTCTGTGATGCATCACCTCTTTTCAAAATCTCATGCTCAGATACGTGGTTTTTGGAGCAGACTGTCATTGTTTGTGCAGTGCTGACTTTCATCATTACACTGATAGTCGTGATTCTTTCTTACATATACATTATCCAAACAATTCTCAGATTCCCTTCTGCtcatcagaggaagaaagcaTTTTCCACCTGCTCTTCTCACATGATTGTGGTTTCCATCATGTATGGCAGCTGCATTTTTATCTATGTGACACCTTCTGCCAAAGAACAGGTATACATCAATAAAGGAATATCTGTGCTTAATACATCTGTTGCCcctttgttaaatccatttattTATACTTTGAGAAATAAGCAAGTGAAACAAGCTTTGAATGACACAGTAAAAAAATTGCATATCTCTTACACAAATAAGAACATGTTGGATTTAAGCAGTTAG